AATCTGGATGTCGCCGGGATTCTTATCGGCTGTCGGCGATGAAATCTTAATCCGGTTTATTCAGCTTCCCTGCTGACGTACACTGGTCGGCCTCGCGACGAGCACTCATGAATAAACCGGGGTGAGGAAGGAGCTTCAGTCTTCGCCCAGACGGGTGGAAATCGCCGACTGGAACTGCTCCCAGTCGGGGGCGAGCCGCTGTTCAAGGAACGACGCCAGCAGACTGTCGAACAGCTGCAGGCCGGTCTGCAGCAGGTGCATGCGTTCGTAGAAGAGGGCCTCGCGCTCCATCTCCGGGTCGGTCAGGTCATCCTTTTCCAGCTGTACCGCCGGGCATTTGAAGCCGGCAAGATGAAACTGCTGTCCTTTCAGGTTCAGCTTCCAGGCATCCTCCCCTTTCTCGAAATGGAGGACTGCCTCCTGGATGCTTTTGCCGCTCCGCAGGGCGGTGCAGGCTTCGCTGAAGCGGTCCTGCGGGCCGCTGACGACCAGCTTCTGCACGCCGCTTTCCGAGGCGCCGCTGATCACCAGGCGGTCGTTGAGGTAGGCGACAAAGCCTTCCCCCGCAACTGCCGGCCCGGGTCTGCTGATGCTGAACTCGGCGCTGGCGTGCAGGGTCTGGTCGAGCAGCCAGACGAGGAAGTCCTCTCCCAGCCAGCAGTTTTTTTCGATCAGATCGAGAACGGTATCGGTCCCGGCCTGGTTGGCTTCCGCCAGGGCCGGTTTGAGAGCGTCGGGAATGACAGCCTCGGCCCGGGCGTAGGGATGGTAGGCGACCAGGCGCAGGCCGTCGAAGGTCTGTTTAAAGAGGTCGCCGAACATCTCGATCTGGGCCTTGCCGAGGCTGGTGAAGCTGAGCAGCCCGGTTTCGGTATCCCAGATGACATCATAGACGCTCGGGGTCGGCAGGGTGCGG
This Geothermobacter hydrogeniphilus DNA region includes the following protein-coding sequences:
- the rdgC gene encoding recombination-associated protein RdgC; translated protein: MGILANTVSISQFRVVGEKPAGDLFDWAGEQLARNRFHAIDRGSEELSIGWVQLDDSQDGSFEIASSYRRDHWLCFSLRRDQRKVPARLLKEHYRQAEEEFLAKNPGLQRVPKQKKEELREAVKGALLARTLPTPSVYDVIWDTETGLLSFTSLGKAQIEMFGDLFKQTFDGLRLVAYHPYARAEAVIPDALKPALAEANQAGTDTVLDLIEKNCWLGEDFLVWLLDQTLHASAEFSISRPGPAVAGEGFVAYLNDRLVISGASESGVQKLVVSGPQDRFSEACTALRSGKSIQEAVLHFEKGEDAWKLNLKGQQFHLAGFKCPAVQLEKDDLTDPEMEREALFYERMHLLQTGLQLFDSLLASFLEQRLAPDWEQFQSAISTRLGED